From one Triticum aestivum cultivar Chinese Spring chromosome 4B, IWGSC CS RefSeq v2.1, whole genome shotgun sequence genomic stretch:
- the LOC123094940 gene encoding vegetative cell wall protein gp1-like: MAINANCRRVQASLRSSRPRPLRPSSIPSSPAGAPRPSRRHPSLAMAPPTGASPASGHSSAGSCSPAPVPASSTPSSSSSEHELHRLPPPPCSVHRLLRQIRRGPAFPASSPPPGRRAAPPETSSAVALRVLSLLVYVRRRRARSPRFRPPPRPWATSTEPAFWRDPSPASATTPEAAPPQRASSRASPQLSTPAALSSSAATPRPAKAPRQAAGGVAC, from the exons ATGGCCATCAACGCCAACTGCCGCCGCGTGCAGGCCTCGCTCCGATCCAGCCGCCCAAGACCTCTCCGCCCCAGTTCCATCCCATCCTCGCCTGCCGGAGCCCCGCGTCCCAGCCGCCGTCACCCGAGCTTGGCCATGGCGCCGCCAACCGGAGCTTCGCCCGCCTCCGGCCATTCCTCGGCCGGCTCCTGCAGCCCCGCGCCCGTCCCGGCCTCCTCCACGCCAAGCAGCAGCTCGTCGGAGCACGAGCTCCACCGG CTCCCGCCGCCGCCCTGCTCCGTTCATCGCCTTCTCCGCCAGATCCGGCGAGGCCCTGCGTTCCCAGCCTCGTCCCCGCCACCAGGTCGCCGCGCCGCACCACCGGAGACCAGCAGCGCCGTCGCACTCCGTGTCCTATCCCTGCTCGTGTACGTGCGCAGGAGACGCGCCAGGTCGCCTCGATTCAGGCCTCCTCCTCGCCCGTGGGCCACCAGCACCGAGCCGGCTTTCTGGCGAGACCCCAGTCCTGCCTCAGCCACTACGCCTGAAGCCGCCCCGCCGCAGCGCGCCTCCTCGCGTGCCTCGCCCCAACTGAGCACGCCGGCCGCCTTGTCCTCCTCCGCCGCGACGCCTCGGCCCGCGAAGGCGCCTCGCCAAGCAGCGGGAGGAGTTGCGTGCTAG